The following proteins are co-located in the Octopus sinensis linkage group LG24, ASM634580v1, whole genome shotgun sequence genome:
- the LOC115223782 gene encoding zinc finger protein OZF-like isoform X2: MYRRIYICRNKISKGKGEKASVYIGEHRNMENKLNYKTQSKKIDFSETAHLRSHKHTQTSEKSYCDICGKLFTRKNIAVHKRSHTGEKPYRCDICGKTFSQSCAVIKHKRTHTGDKPYRCEICGKSFSESHNLSRHRRIHTGEKPFCCQICGTSFTLNHHLTRHKHTHTGGKPYQCVTCGKSFSQNVHLTKHKRIHTGEKPYRCDTCGESFSRSVHLTKHERIHTGEKPYCCVTCGKSFSRNEYLIKHKRTHTGEKPYHCDTCGKSYSDHSSLITHSRIHTGVKPFRCDVCGKSFALNNYLTNHKRTHTGEKPYICDICGKSFSQRSSLNNHLNIHARGKPFCCDVCGKSFTLNSYLTSHKRIHSEEKRYSCDLCSKSFSQNSTLFNHLRIHAKK, translated from the exons ATGTATaggagaatatatatttgtagaaataaaatatctaaaggaaaaggagaaaaggcaTCTGTATATATTGGTGAGCATAGAAATATGGAAAACAAGCTGAattataaaacacaaagtaaaaagATTGATTTTTCTGAAACAGCTCACTTAAGAAGTCACAAACATACTCAAACAAGTGAAAAATcgtactgtgatatctgtgggaaattaTTCACTCGAAAGAATATTGCAGTTCATAAACGCagtcacacaggagaaaaaccatatcggtgtgatatctgtggtaagacaTTCTCTCAAAGTTGCGCTGtaattaaacacaaacgtactcatacaggtgacaaaccatatcgttgtgagatctgtggcaaatcattctctgagaGTCATAATTTAAGTAGACacaggcgtattcatacaggagagaagccgtttTGCTGTCAAATTTGTGGTACATCTTTTACGCTAAATCATCATTTGACTcgtcacaaacacactcacacaggagGTAAGCCATACCAGTGtgttacctgtggtaaatctttctctcaaaatgttcatttaactaaacacaaacgtattcatacag gtgagaaaccatatcggtGTGATACCTGTGGTGAATCTTTCTCTCGAAGTGTTCATTTAACTAAAcacgaacgtattcatacaggtgaaaagccatatTGCTGtgttacctgtggtaaatcattctctcggaaTGAATACTTAATTAAGCATAAacgcactcatacaggagagaagccataccattgtgatacctgtggtaagtCATATTCTGATCATAGTTCCTTAATTACTCACTCACGTATACATACAGGTGTGAAACCATTTCgctgtgatgtctgtgggaaatcttttgctctaaataattatttaactaaccataaacgtactcatacgggagagaagccatacatttgtgacatctgtggtaaatcattttctcagagAAGTTCCTTAAATAACCACTTGAATATTCATGCAAGAGGGAAACCATTCTGCTGTGATGTCTGCGGAAAATCTTTTACTTTAAATAGTTATTTAACCAGTCATAAACGCATACATTCAGAAGAGAAGCGATATAGTTGTGACTTGtgtagtaaatcattttctcaaaacagTACCTTATTTAACCACTTACGTATTCATGCAAAGAAGTAA
- the LOC115223782 gene encoding zinc finger protein OZF-like isoform X3 yields the protein MYRRIYICRNKISKGKGEKASVYIGEHRNMENKLNYKTQSKKIDFSETAHLRSHKHTQTSEKSYCDICGKLFTRKNIAVHKRSHTGEKPYRCDICGKTFSQSCAVIKHKRTHTGDKPYRCEICGKSFSESHNLSRHRRIHTGEKPFCCQICGTSFTLNHHLTRHKHTHTGGKPYQCVTCGKSFSQNVHLTKHKRIHTGEKPYCCVTCGKSFSRNDLLTNHIRTHTGEKPYRCDTCGESFSRSVHLTKHERIHTGEKPYHCDTCGKSYSDHSSLITHSRIHTGVKPFRCDVCGKSFALNNYLTNHKRTHTGEKPYICDICGKSFSQRSSLNNHLNIHARGKPFCCDVCGKSFTLNSYLTSHKRIHSEEKRYSCDLCSKSFSQNSTLFNHLRIHAKK from the exons ATGTATaggagaatatatatttgtagaaataaaatatctaaaggaaaaggagaaaaggcaTCTGTATATATTGGTGAGCATAGAAATATGGAAAACAAGCTGAattataaaacacaaagtaaaaagATTGATTTTTCTGAAACAGCTCACTTAAGAAGTCACAAACATACTCAAACAAGTGAAAAATcgtactgtgatatctgtgggaaattaTTCACTCGAAAGAATATTGCAGTTCATAAACGCagtcacacaggagaaaaaccatatcggtgtgatatctgtggtaagacaTTCTCTCAAAGTTGCGCTGtaattaaacacaaacgtactcatacaggtgacaaaccatatcgttgtgagatctgtggcaaatcattctctgagaGTCATAATTTAAGTAGACacaggcgtattcatacaggagagaagccgtttTGCTGTCAAATTTGTGGTACATCTTTTACGCTAAATCATCATTTGACTcgtcacaaacacactcacacaggagGTAAGCCATACCAGTGtgttacctgtggtaaatctttctctcaaaatgttcatttaactaaacacaaacgtattcatacaggtgaaaagccatatTGCTGtgttacctgtggtaaatcattctctcgaaatgatCTCTTAACAAATCATATACgcactcatacag gtgagaaaccatatcggtGTGATACCTGTGGTGAATCTTTCTCTCGAAGTGTTCATTTAACTAAAcacgaacgtattcatacag gagagaagccataccattgtgatacctgtggtaagtCATATTCTGATCATAGTTCCTTAATTACTCACTCACGTATACATACAGGTGTGAAACCATTTCgctgtgatgtctgtgggaaatcttttgctctaaataattatttaactaaccataaacgtactcatacgggagagaagccatacatttgtgacatctgtggtaaatcattttctcagagAAGTTCCTTAAATAACCACTTGAATATTCATGCAAGAGGGAAACCATTCTGCTGTGATGTCTGCGGAAAATCTTTTACTTTAAATAGTTATTTAACCAGTCATAAACGCATACATTCAGAAGAGAAGCGATATAGTTGTGACTTGtgtagtaaatcattttctcaaaacagTACCTTATTTAACCACTTACGTATTCATGCAAAGAAGTAA
- the LOC115223782 gene encoding zinc finger protein 239-like isoform X8 — MENKLNYKTKRKKADFSETAHISRHKYTQTGYHSYDDVSGKLFPQKIMADQKCSYMKKKPYQCNICGKAFSERSDVCKHKRTHTGEKPHRCDVCGKSFSESGNLSRHKRIHTGEKPYRCDVCGTSFTLNGHLTRHKLTHTGEKPYRCDTCGESFSRSVHLTKHERIHTGEKPYHCDTCGKSYSDHSSLITHSRIHTGVKPFRCDVCGKSFALNNYLTNHKRTHTGEKPYICDICGKSFSQRSSLNNHLNIHARGKPFCCDVCGKSFTLNSYLTSHKRIHSEEKRYSCDLCSKSFSQNSTLFNHLRIHAKK; from the exons ATGGAAAACAAGCTGAATTATAAAACAAAACGTAAAAAGGCTGATTTTTCTGAAACGGCTCATATCAGCAGACATAAATATACTCAAACAGGTTATCATTCATACGACGACGTCTCTGGTAAATTATTCCCTCAAAAGATTATGGCAGATCAAAAATGCAGTTATATGAAAAAGAAGCCATACcaatgtaatatctgtggtaaggcTTTCTCTGAGCGTAGTGACGTAtgtaaacacaaacgtactcatacaggtgagaaaccacatcgctgtgatgtctgtggtaaatcattctctgaaagtggtaATTTAAGtagacacaaacgcattcatacaggtgagaagccatatcgctgtgatgTTTGTGGTACCTCTTTTACTTTAAATGGTCATTTAACTCgtcacaaactcactcacacaggtgagaaaccatatcggtGTGATACCTGTGGTGAATCTTTCTCTCGAAGTGTTCATTTAACTAAAcacgaacgtattcatacag gagagaagccataccattgtgatacctgtggtaagtCATATTCTGATCATAGTTCCTTAATTACTCACTCACGTATACATACAGGTGTGAAACCATTTCgctgtgatgtctgtgggaaatcttttgctctaaataattatttaactaaccataaacgtactcatacgggagagaagccatacatttgtgacatctgtggtaaatcattttctcagagAAGTTCCTTAAATAACCACTTGAATATTCATGCAAGAGGGAAACCATTCTGCTGTGATGTCTGCGGAAAATCTTTTACTTTAAATAGTTATTTAACCAGTCATAAACGCATACATTCAGAAGAGAAGCGATATAGTTGTGACTTGtgtagtaaatcattttctcaaaacagTACCTTATTTAACCACTTACGTATTCATGCAAAGAAGTAA
- the LOC115223782 gene encoding zinc finger protein 2 homolog isoform X6 — protein sequence MYRRIYICRNKISKGKGEKASVYIGEHRNMENKLNYKTQSKKIDFSETAHLRSHKHTQTSEKSYCDICGKLFTRKNIAVHKRSHTGEKPYRCDICGKTFSQSCAVIKHKRTHTGDKPYRCEICGKSFSESHNLSRHRRIHTGEKPYRCDTCGESFSRSVHLTKHERIHTGEKPYCCVTCGKSFSRNEYLIKHKRTHTGEKPYHCDTCGKSYSDHSSLITHSRIHTGVKPFRCDVCGKSFALNNYLTNHKRTHTGEKPYICDICGKSFSQRSSLNNHLNIHARGKPFCCDVCGKSFTLNSYLTSHKRIHSEEKRYSCDLCSKSFSQNSTLFNHLRIHAKK from the exons ATGTATaggagaatatatatttgtagaaataaaatatctaaaggaaaaggagaaaaggcaTCTGTATATATTGGTGAGCATAGAAATATGGAAAACAAGCTGAattataaaacacaaagtaaaaagATTGATTTTTCTGAAACAGCTCACTTAAGAAGTCACAAACATACTCAAACAAGTGAAAAATcgtactgtgatatctgtgggaaattaTTCACTCGAAAGAATATTGCAGTTCATAAACGCagtcacacaggagaaaaaccatatcggtgtgatatctgtggtaagacaTTCTCTCAAAGTTGCGCTGtaattaaacacaaacgtactcatacaggtgacaaaccatatcgttgtgagatctgtggcaaatcattctctgagaGTCATAATTTAAGTAGACacaggcgtattcatacag gtgagaaaccatatcggtGTGATACCTGTGGTGAATCTTTCTCTCGAAGTGTTCATTTAACTAAAcacgaacgtattcatacaggtgaaaagccatatTGCTGtgttacctgtggtaaatcattctctcggaaTGAATACTTAATTAAGCATAAacgcactcatacaggagagaagccataccattgtgatacctgtggtaagtCATATTCTGATCATAGTTCCTTAATTACTCACTCACGTATACATACAGGTGTGAAACCATTTCgctgtgatgtctgtgggaaatcttttgctctaaataattatttaactaaccataaacgtactcatacgggagagaagccatacatttgtgacatctgtggtaaatcattttctcagagAAGTTCCTTAAATAACCACTTGAATATTCATGCAAGAGGGAAACCATTCTGCTGTGATGTCTGCGGAAAATCTTTTACTTTAAATAGTTATTTAACCAGTCATAAACGCATACATTCAGAAGAGAAGCGATATAGTTGTGACTTGtgtagtaaatcattttctcaaaacagTACCTTATTTAACCACTTACGTATTCATGCAAAGAAGTAA
- the LOC115223782 gene encoding zinc finger protein OZF-like isoform X5 has product MYRRIYICRNKISKGKGEKASVYIGEHRNMENKLNYKTQSKKIDFSETAHLRSHKHTQTSEKSYCDICGKLFTRKNIAVHKRSHTGEKPYRCDICGKTFSQSCAVIKHKRTHTGDKPYRCEICGKSFSESHNLSRHRRIHTGEKPFCCQICGTSFTLNHHLTRHKHTHTGGKPYQCVTCGKSFSQNVHLTKHKRIHTGEKPYRCDTCGESFSRSVHLTKHERIHTGEKPYHCDTCGKSYSDHSSLITHSRIHTGVKPFRCDVCGKSFALNNYLTNHKRTHTGEKPYICDICGKSFSQRSSLNNHLNIHARGKPFCCDVCGKSFTLNSYLTSHKRIHSEEKRYSCDLCSKSFSQNSTLFNHLRIHAKK; this is encoded by the exons ATGTATaggagaatatatatttgtagaaataaaatatctaaaggaaaaggagaaaaggcaTCTGTATATATTGGTGAGCATAGAAATATGGAAAACAAGCTGAattataaaacacaaagtaaaaagATTGATTTTTCTGAAACAGCTCACTTAAGAAGTCACAAACATACTCAAACAAGTGAAAAATcgtactgtgatatctgtgggaaattaTTCACTCGAAAGAATATTGCAGTTCATAAACGCagtcacacaggagaaaaaccatatcggtgtgatatctgtggtaagacaTTCTCTCAAAGTTGCGCTGtaattaaacacaaacgtactcatacaggtgacaaaccatatcgttgtgagatctgtggcaaatcattctctgagaGTCATAATTTAAGTAGACacaggcgtattcatacaggagagaagccgtttTGCTGTCAAATTTGTGGTACATCTTTTACGCTAAATCATCATTTGACTcgtcacaaacacactcacacaggagGTAAGCCATACCAGTGtgttacctgtggtaaatctttctctcaaaatgttcatttaactaaacacaaacgtattcatacag gtgagaaaccatatcggtGTGATACCTGTGGTGAATCTTTCTCTCGAAGTGTTCATTTAACTAAAcacgaacgtattcatacag gagagaagccataccattgtgatacctgtggtaagtCATATTCTGATCATAGTTCCTTAATTACTCACTCACGTATACATACAGGTGTGAAACCATTTCgctgtgatgtctgtgggaaatcttttgctctaaataattatttaactaaccataaacgtactcatacgggagagaagccatacatttgtgacatctgtggtaaatcattttctcagagAAGTTCCTTAAATAACCACTTGAATATTCATGCAAGAGGGAAACCATTCTGCTGTGATGTCTGCGGAAAATCTTTTACTTTAAATAGTTATTTAACCAGTCATAAACGCATACATTCAGAAGAGAAGCGATATAGTTGTGACTTGtgtagtaaatcattttctcaaaacagTACCTTATTTAACCACTTACGTATTCATGCAAAGAAGTAA
- the LOC115223782 gene encoding zinc finger protein 239-like isoform X7, which produces MENKLNYKTKRKKADFSETAHISRHKYTQTGYHSYDDVSGKLFPQKIMADQKCSYMKKKPYQCNICGKAFSERSDVCKHKRTHTGEKPHRCDVCGKSFSESGNLSRHKRIHTGEKPYRCDVCGTSFTLNGHLTRHKLTHTGEKPYRCDTCGESFSRSVHLTKHERIHTGEKPYCCVTCGKSFSRNEYLIKHKRTHTGEKPYHCDTCGKSYSDHSSLITHSRIHTGVKPFRCDVCGKSFALNNYLTNHKRTHTGEKPYICDICGKSFSQRSSLNNHLNIHARGKPFCCDVCGKSFTLNSYLTSHKRIHSEEKRYSCDLCSKSFSQNSTLFNHLRIHAKK; this is translated from the coding sequence ATGGAAAACAAGCTGAATTATAAAACAAAACGTAAAAAGGCTGATTTTTCTGAAACGGCTCATATCAGCAGACATAAATATACTCAAACAGGTTATCATTCATACGACGACGTCTCTGGTAAATTATTCCCTCAAAAGATTATGGCAGATCAAAAATGCAGTTATATGAAAAAGAAGCCATACcaatgtaatatctgtggtaaggcTTTCTCTGAGCGTAGTGACGTAtgtaaacacaaacgtactcatacaggtgagaaaccacatcgctgtgatgtctgtggtaaatcattctctgaaagtggtaATTTAAGtagacacaaacgcattcatacaggtgagaagccatatcgctgtgatgTTTGTGGTACCTCTTTTACTTTAAATGGTCATTTAACTCgtcacaaactcactcacacaggtgagaaaccatatcggtGTGATACCTGTGGTGAATCTTTCTCTCGAAGTGTTCATTTAACTAAAcacgaacgtattcatacaggtgaaaagccatatTGCTGtgttacctgtggtaaatcattctctcggaaTGAATACTTAATTAAGCATAAacgcactcatacaggagagaagccataccattgtgatacctgtggtaagtCATATTCTGATCATAGTTCCTTAATTACTCACTCACGTATACATACAGGTGTGAAACCATTTCgctgtgatgtctgtgggaaatcttttgctctaaataattatttaactaaccataaacgtactcatacgggagagaagccatacatttgtgacatctgtggtaaatcattttctcagagAAGTTCCTTAAATAACCACTTGAATATTCATGCAAGAGGGAAACCATTCTGCTGTGATGTCTGCGGAAAATCTTTTACTTTAAATAGTTATTTAACCAGTCATAAACGCATACATTCAGAAGAGAAGCGATATAGTTGTGACTTGtgtagtaaatcattttctcaaaacagTACCTTATTTAACCACTTACGTATTCATGCAAAGAAGTAA
- the LOC115223782 gene encoding zinc finger protein OZF-like isoform X1, with amino-acid sequence MYRRIYICRNKISKGKGEKASVYIGEHRNMENKLNYKTQSKKIDFSETAHLRSHKHTQTSEKSYCDICGKLFTRKNIAVHKRSHTGEKPYRCDICGKTFSQSCAVIKHKRTHTGDKPYRCEICGKSFSESHNLSRHRRIHTGEKPFCCQICGTSFTLNHHLTRHKHTHTGGKPYQCVTCGKSFSQNVHLTKHKRIHTGEKPYCCVTCGKSFSRNDLLTNHIRTHTGEKPYRCDTCGESFSRSVHLTKHERIHTGEKPYCCVTCGKSFSRNEYLIKHKRTHTGEKPYHCDTCGKSYSDHSSLITHSRIHTGVKPFRCDVCGKSFALNNYLTNHKRTHTGEKPYICDICGKSFSQRSSLNNHLNIHARGKPFCCDVCGKSFTLNSYLTSHKRIHSEEKRYSCDLCSKSFSQNSTLFNHLRIHAKK; translated from the exons ATGTATaggagaatatatatttgtagaaataaaatatctaaaggaaaaggagaaaaggcaTCTGTATATATTGGTGAGCATAGAAATATGGAAAACAAGCTGAattataaaacacaaagtaaaaagATTGATTTTTCTGAAACAGCTCACTTAAGAAGTCACAAACATACTCAAACAAGTGAAAAATcgtactgtgatatctgtgggaaattaTTCACTCGAAAGAATATTGCAGTTCATAAACGCagtcacacaggagaaaaaccatatcggtgtgatatctgtggtaagacaTTCTCTCAAAGTTGCGCTGtaattaaacacaaacgtactcatacaggtgacaaaccatatcgttgtgagatctgtggcaaatcattctctgagaGTCATAATTTAAGTAGACacaggcgtattcatacaggagagaagccgtttTGCTGTCAAATTTGTGGTACATCTTTTACGCTAAATCATCATTTGACTcgtcacaaacacactcacacaggagGTAAGCCATACCAGTGtgttacctgtggtaaatctttctctcaaaatgttcatttaactaaacacaaacgtattcatacaggtgaaaagccatatTGCTGtgttacctgtggtaaatcattctctcgaaatgatCTCTTAACAAATCATATACgcactcatacag gtgagaaaccatatcggtGTGATACCTGTGGTGAATCTTTCTCTCGAAGTGTTCATTTAACTAAAcacgaacgtattcatacaggtgaaaagccatatTGCTGtgttacctgtggtaaatcattctctcggaaTGAATACTTAATTAAGCATAAacgcactcatacaggagagaagccataccattgtgatacctgtggtaagtCATATTCTGATCATAGTTCCTTAATTACTCACTCACGTATACATACAGGTGTGAAACCATTTCgctgtgatgtctgtgggaaatcttttgctctaaataattatttaactaaccataaacgtactcatacgggagagaagccatacatttgtgacatctgtggtaaatcattttctcagagAAGTTCCTTAAATAACCACTTGAATATTCATGCAAGAGGGAAACCATTCTGCTGTGATGTCTGCGGAAAATCTTTTACTTTAAATAGTTATTTAACCAGTCATAAACGCATACATTCAGAAGAGAAGCGATATAGTTGTGACTTGtgtagtaaatcattttctcaaaacagTACCTTATTTAACCACTTACGTATTCATGCAAAGAAGTAA
- the LOC115223782 gene encoding zinc finger protein 239-like isoform X4, with protein MYRRIYICRNKISKGKGEKASVYIGEHRNMENKLNYKTQSKKIDFSETAHLRSHKHTQTSEKSYCDICGKLFTRKNIAVHKRSHTGEKPYRCDICGKTFSQSCAVIKHKRTHTGDKPYRCEICGKSFSESHNLSRHRRIHTGEKPFCCQICGTSFTLNHHLTRHKHTHTGGKPYQCVTCGKSFSQNVHLTKHKRIHTGEKPYCCVTCGKSFSRNDLLTNHIRTHTGEKPYHCDTCGKSYSDHSSLITHSRIHTGVKPFRCDVCGKSFALNNYLTNHKRTHTGEKPYICDICGKSFSQRSSLNNHLNIHARGKPFCCDVCGKSFTLNSYLTSHKRIHSEEKRYSCDLCSKSFSQNSTLFNHLRIHAKK; from the exons ATGTATaggagaatatatatttgtagaaataaaatatctaaaggaaaaggagaaaaggcaTCTGTATATATTGGTGAGCATAGAAATATGGAAAACAAGCTGAattataaaacacaaagtaaaaagATTGATTTTTCTGAAACAGCTCACTTAAGAAGTCACAAACATACTCAAACAAGTGAAAAATcgtactgtgatatctgtgggaaattaTTCACTCGAAAGAATATTGCAGTTCATAAACGCagtcacacaggagaaaaaccatatcggtgtgatatctgtggtaagacaTTCTCTCAAAGTTGCGCTGtaattaaacacaaacgtactcatacaggtgacaaaccatatcgttgtgagatctgtggcaaatcattctctgagaGTCATAATTTAAGTAGACacaggcgtattcatacaggagagaagccgtttTGCTGTCAAATTTGTGGTACATCTTTTACGCTAAATCATCATTTGACTcgtcacaaacacactcacacaggagGTAAGCCATACCAGTGtgttacctgtggtaaatctttctctcaaaatgttcatttaactaaacacaaacgtattcatacaggtgaaaagccatatTGCTGtgttacctgtggtaaatcattctctcgaaatgatCTCTTAACAAATCATATACgcactcatacag gagagaagccataccattgtgatacctgtggtaagtCATATTCTGATCATAGTTCCTTAATTACTCACTCACGTATACATACAGGTGTGAAACCATTTCgctgtgatgtctgtgggaaatcttttgctctaaataattatttaactaaccataaacgtactcatacgggagagaagccatacatttgtgacatctgtggtaaatcattttctcagagAAGTTCCTTAAATAACCACTTGAATATTCATGCAAGAGGGAAACCATTCTGCTGTGATGTCTGCGGAAAATCTTTTACTTTAAATAGTTATTTAACCAGTCATAAACGCATACATTCAGAAGAGAAGCGATATAGTTGTGACTTGtgtagtaaatcattttctcaaaacagTACCTTATTTAACCACTTACGTATTCATGCAAAGAAGTAA